DNA sequence from the Nicotiana tomentosiformis chromosome 3, ASM39032v3, whole genome shotgun sequence genome:
cgcatcgcaccatgaatcgaagttataaatttcaaatcttttaacttctaaaacccattccgaaacctatcaaatcaacccggaatgacgtcaaattttgcaggcaagtcccaaataacataacggagctgatccaactctcggaatcacattccgaccccgatatcaaaaagtccacttccggtccaaatctccaaacatttaacttttgccatttcaagcctaaatgagctacagacctcggatttacagtccggacacgctcctaagtccaaaatcacccaacggagctaatggaaccgacgaaactcaattccggagtcgtcttcacatagttccgactacggtcacaatcctaagacttaagcttccgttttagggactaagtgtcccaagtcACTCCGAAATAACCGGTAaccaaattcaaccacgcacgcaagtcaatacacacaatatgaagctgctcagggccttatgccgccgaacgagacttaaattctcaaaacgaccggttggatcgttacatcctTAGTATAATAGAGATTACTCCAAGAAGCCCAATGGTATTTCTTCTTTCCCTCATTGAAACCCCAGTAGAAATCTGATAGATATTTCTCCATCTGATCCAAATAGCTTTTGGTGGGGCAATGGGAGCAAGAAGATGTATAGTTTGAGATTGAAGAATCTGTTAGATGATAACTGCTTTTCCCCCATAGGATAGTAGATTACCTTGCCATCCACCTGCCTTTTTAAGGACTGTGGTAGTTATATCCGTGAAGTGACAAATCTTTTTCCTCCCGACATATATAGGACAACCTAAATATGTAAAAAGAAAGTTTTTGTGTTTGAATCCAGTATTCTTATTCATTCTGTTCCTGATGTCGCTATCAGtatgaggtgctgtgatgaagCAAGTTTTATCAATATTGACCTTTTATCCAGATACAAGCTCATATCTTCTCAGCCGCCTCGTGGTGATTTTCAAAGATCTCTTATCCCAGGAATAAAAAATTATCACATCATCTGCATAGGCCAAGTGATTGATCTGACGGCCCTGAGAGGGCATATTAAATCCTACATACTTATATTCTACAAGTAGAGTCTATTGAGCACAATTGAAAGGATCTCAGCCGCAATGACAAAGAGAGTTGGAGATAGTGGATCTCCAGACCCTTGTAGAGTGAAAAGTCAGTAAGGTTTAGGTAGAGAACTTTAATATGTATGGGCATGATTTAAGAGCTTTGTTGATATTTCACAGTCCTCAATTAAAGAATCCTGATCCAACTTTTAGGATCAAATTCCATCAAGAACCAGGCTAAATCTGAATTTATTTTATCATACGAGGATTTGGAGTAAAACCAACTAAAATTTGGTTTGGTTCTAAAAGATAGAGCTCATGATCGCACCATCCTTTTCCTCTCTATCTCTTTATTTTCTCTCATCTTTTGTGAGCATAGGAGTAGAACTTGAAGTTGTTATAATCAATCGAATAAAGTAGCTAGAATACCGTTGTTCAAACTTGAAATTTTGCGAATTTTGTCATTCAAGTCAGCTGACAATCGACATATATAGCCTACAGTGTCTAGACACCGTCCATTTTTTCTTAAGTTTCGAAATTTCCCATTTGATACAATAAAAAGTATAGTATTATGCGTTTCTTTAGCAACATTGTCGTACAAAAAACTAACAAAAATTACAAAGATGATTTATAGGGACGTAATTTTGTCACAAAATAATTTGCACACTGTACTTGTCACCAGGGGTTTGCGGACAAATTTCTTATAAGTCTTGAGAGATCCAGTTAATTTATCAAGAAAAATTCTCTCTTTatcattttctttactttttagcgttccctttttttttcttttttttttcatcatTCATAACCAACCTGCATAGTCTTAAGACCATAGACAAGTCCAACAAAATCCACAAATATGCTTATGAAACAGAAATTGATAGTACATATATTAATAAACCTCCAAAGTACATATATAAAATCAATTGTGCTTTTACGATCCTGCTATTTCATTTTGCAAGTTCGCTTATTTAGAACTGGTAGCATAACACAATTGACAAAGTGATCATAAACAAAAAATTCATGCAAACGCCAAAATGACTAACATAACAAAGGCAGAACGAGGATTAATAAAATTAATCGGGTACTTCGGCTTAGCAAGTGAAGCCAGTAGGAGGATTCCTTCCACAGTTGTTGAGAACAAGGCTAAGAGAGAGTGGCACGTTGAGATTTATTCCCAACACATTTGCTCTTATGGCTGTGCACAAGCAAACTGCCGCCTCTAGATCCGCCAGCCCCGCGATCAAGCTGCAGCATGGCAAAGTTGGTGGAGAACCCACTATCGCACCCACCAATCCACCAACTAAATTTGCACATACCCCCAACTTCAGAGCATCTCTCGGGCACCTGCCTTGTCCATTGCCACCTCCGCCGCCATTGCCCGAACCACCTCCGTTGCCGGAGCTGCCACCATTGCCCGAGCCACCAGTGTTACCACCATTGCCACCACCATTACCGGTGCTAGGAGGATTATAATGACAAGAGCCACAATCAGTTCCACTGACTATGACAAagaaaaggagactcaatgagagGAAAAGGGTAACTGAGGCTCTTGTTTTGGAAGCCATGATATAAGGAATCTAAGGCAGAATTTTTCTCCCTACACAAATTGTAAAGAGAAGTAATTGCAAAGATGAGATGGTTGAATTGTCTGGTACTAATGTAGGCTATTTATACTGCTAGGAGGATGAAAAATTTACTAACAATCCCTCTTAAGCTTAGGAAGAAATATTAAACTAGTAACGCGCGTGCGGTGCATGGTGTTGAAAAAAAAGTTTGTCATAGAAGGAAATTTTGACTCTGAGCCAAATTATCAGATTACAGCTCCTCCACTAGTTTCATAGCTACAAAGCTAGGGAATCTTCTACTACATACAGTACTGATGACCCTGATTTTGAATCTGCATGACATGTATTTTAAGCCATGCCTGATGCCCCCTTTCCTGTTTCCAACTACTTAACAAATTATATTAACCGATCCTCATCCCCATATCTCTTTACATTGATAGACTAGATCCAAAATTAGGGATGGCAATGGGGCAGTGCAGGTTTGGGAGTTTGCGGTTGCGGGGGCGGGttcaatttttaaattaaaaaaatcacgAGGGGCGGGGATTTAATTTTTAATGATTTGTATTTCTTCGTCGAACATTAAGGGTGGAATTGGGATAAAAACTAGTTTTCTAAAACACATGCATAAACTGAGATTTTGCATTTCGAACAGTTCattgttttccttttcttttcttctctttttcaaaTTGTTTTTCTAATTGGTGAAGTAGTTCTTCGTTTAAGAATATATACAGTGCCTAATGCTGCATTATGTTAATTAATTTCAGGTGATTAAGCTGTCCAAGGAGGAGGAAgaggaataaaaataaagttttaatgTTTTATTCCACATCATGTATTAGTAGATGATTTGCTATTAATTATCCTTTATGTTGAAAGTCTCTAGGTTATGTTTTTGGTCTTCCTTGTGTTTCAGCGATAACTTGGTATATCTGTCAAAATCTTAGTATTAATAATAAGTATATTATAATACATAAAATCTCTCATCTAGCAGTATCCTTTAAAAGTGAGCTTTACAAAGAACTCCTACTGGTTTCGAGATGCAAATTTAAGTGGCAATTTAAGATGTTGTGTAGATGTTTGTGGTGTCTTTATATAATGCAACTACTCGCAAAAaaatcaataaaataaaaagagagatttatttttaaaaaacatCGGCGGGGCGGGTGTGGGTGAACGTGGGTAGAGTGTGGGGCGGGTGGATGCGGGTTTAAATCCTATGCGGGGCGGGGCGGGTCGGGTTCAGACAGAACCTGCCCCGCACCCGCACCGCCTCACACCGCCTGCCATTCCTGTCCAAAATGCACACTTCAAACAAGAATTTCTAAGGATTTATTGGGTCAAATGGTTTTGTGGTATTTATGGTCTTGttattagttttatgactctgTCTTTTTTTATTTAGAGATaagagatttacttttacacataagagatttAAAAATGACACTTTCTGAATAGGCCTATTTCCCCCGATTTTTATTAAAGATTACTCCAGTTTTCTTCTTGAACCAACTTGATAAACTTTATTATCGCTCACCGAAGAATCCAATTGCAAGTGACAAATCTTGTTTATTCTTCTTTTGATCTCCTTGTCCTCTAATCTTCTCTTCAAGTAAAAGTTGATAGGTCTAGTTGAATCCATTCATATAAATTGCAGCAGCCATTAATTACCTTTAATATCTCACGTTTATAACCACGTAAATAAATATCGAGCACATCTTTAAAATCAAAAATTCtaaaaattttatttctgaaattCCGTATGAAACATtgtcatataaaataaaaaagagagagAATCATTTAGGGGAAAAAAAAAAGTTTTACGGACTAACTCGATGACTCTTTTAATGCCGTCGTCATTCAATAAGATTGCATAAATTACGTACTAGCTTATAGTCTTTATTCATTAACCCAAACAACGTGAAGCTGTTCTAATAAGTGGTTCGTTCTTGAAACTTTTACGAATTCTCCTTGAAGTCACTTGACAAATCGAGATGGCCTACTGCCACCGGATGGCGAGATATCCTCCTATTttaagtttaagaatttctcCATTGATACATAAAAATTACACCTTTCTTTAGAAGCCTCATCGTACAAATAACTAGCAAACAATCCCAAGGATTATATTTAGGGAAGTAAggttgtcaaaaaaaaaaaaaaaaacatcgcACACTTTAATATTactagtgtcacgatccaaaatctactatagatcgtgatggggcctaacgccgccgtcatgCAAGCCAACGGTAATTTACTAATTCAATTACCCATATTTATTacctttgaaatcataatttccattaacTAATTAGTGTAAAATAGGATTTACAGAGTGAAACAATGATCGTTATGTGAACTACCATActaaacatccagtaggaacccccaaaatccggtgtcacaagtgcatgagcatcaactaagaaaaatatgataaatgcaatatctgtctggaatacaaattagacaagagtatataaataactttgatggagactctgtagctGCGGATTCGTAGTATGGAGTGCAGCTCACCGTAAGTCCCCGCGATAgctgcgcctctgcgcccaaaagatcaCTAGACATACATGTACCTGctcaaaaatgtgcagcaagtgtagtatgagtacgtaaacaacgtgtacccagtaagtatcaagtctaatctcgaagaagtagtgacgagaggtcgactttaacactcactatgggtcaataatattaaaatagaaatatttatatagaCATGATTTGTGTGAATAACAATAATCTTTTTAACAAGGGGAgataaataattttttcaaattcaataatttccaatttaaccATTTGTCTTCACAAACTACATTAGAATGTCAAGgcatcatgtaattattattattattaagcacgatttatgttgaggtcgttcggtccgatccagagtgtcgtgtacactggcgagggacgtgcgacacgatccatatatgcatctatactgcGAAGGTGTTCGGCCCGCTACACAAGAAAGAAGAACATTTTTTTATGAACCTACGGAATGAGAAattattataaggctaacacataaggatgtacaatttctattaacggtcaagtaatttgcacaaaattcaaatatgtgaaatttcgatcttttactattttctctaacaattttcaatataattccagtactttaattaataaaggatacaattattataagtaattcatgatttgagtcctaaactattcGGACATAGTATAatttagtagctacgcacggactctcgtcatctcgtgcatacgtagcccccacaaatagcagcaattattaatttaaattatttatggggtaatttcctcttacaaggttagacaagagacttacctcactctgaagctccatagccggctccaacagcactctaacacctcaaatcgttGCTTCTCTATCCAAAACTATAcaaacaaggtgcaaaccaatcaaaatgtgttataatacccataattaatcaatttaaactatttccaactccgctcgaaaagttgataaaatcaaccctcgggccaacgtgtccggattccgaatatttttgaagataaactttacccataatatcacgaactcaaatatatgatttattcgtggtcaaaattcaaaaaatatcaatttttaggtttttcttcaaaatcctaaatttttacaaattttcatgcttgaatccatataaaatccttgtatttaactcacaataggtgggGATAACTTACTTTGCCATTGATGATGAAAACCTGCACTTGAAGCTCTTCAAGAATCgtcccaaaccaagagagaatgaaagaaatgggCCAAATCCTGTCTTAAAAATAACTCACTGCCCAGCTCCGGCCTTCGCACCTACGGTTCTTTTGCCGCTTCTGCAGAGGAttactcgcaggtgcggctctccCCCAAGGCTAGCTCCTTCGCTTCTACGTTCCTTCACCGCAGGTGcgcatctgcttctgcggaaaaatcttccgcacctgcggactctcaGTCCCTCactcccttccgcttctgcgaccactaggccgcttctgcgggctcgcacctgtggcccttttcacgcaggtgcgatcgcaccagatgcccagctgcttcagctcttcctccaaatccaaattcgatccgttgaccatccgaaatccacccgaggccctcgtgaccccaactaattataccaacatgACCCAAAAtgcaatatgaacttagtcgagccttcgaatcacatcaaacaatgctaaaatcacgaattgcaccccaattcaagcttaatggaatgaacttcaaacttctacatccgatgccaaAACTTATccaatcacgtccaattgacttcgaattttgtacacaagtcacatttgacattacggacctattccaacttgctaaatcgaaatccgaccccgatatcaaaatgtccaatcccggtcaaattttctaaaaatcttcaaattcccaactttcaccaattgacgccgaaacgacctacggaatTTCAAATAACCGTCCGGATACGCtcataagaccaaaatcaccatacgaaattaTTTTTAGGATCGGAATCccgaacggacatcgataacatcaaaatccacttcaacccaaacttagaaaattattaaaccttcaaaatgccaaccttccgtaataagcgccgaaatactcgCGATCCACCCGATACTCGATCCGAATATACGCtcaaatccgaaatcatcatacaaacctattggaaccttcaaatctcgattccgaggtcgtttactcaaaagttcaagtttggtcaactcttccaacttaaagcttccaaatttagaattttcttttcaaaccaacttcgaacttcccgaaattaaattccgaccacacgtacaagtcataatacctggtgtgaagctacttaaggtctcaaaccactgaataacgcgctaaaactcaaaataaccggtcggatcattacaactAGGGGTCTACGAACATATTTTTCTGATCACTAGTCTTGAGTGGGTAACCGAGGCACTTGTCTTGGAAACCATGTTATAAAGTA
Encoded proteins:
- the LOC104111283 gene encoding 14 kDa proline-rich protein DC2.15-like — encoded protein: MASKTRASVTLFLSLSLLFFVIVSGTDCGSCHYNPPSTGNGGGNGGNTGGSGNGGSSGNGGGSGNGGGGGNGQGRCPRDALKLGVCANLVGGLVGAIVGSPPTLPCCSLIAGLADLEAAVCLCTAIRANVLGINLNVPLSLSLVLNNCGRNPPTGFTC